The genomic interval GACGGTGGCCTGCTCGAGCTCGTCGGCCTGTGGTCGTCCTCGGGGAACCAGGAGCTGCCCACCGGTCCTGAGCAGGGGAAGTCCCAGCTCGGCGACGACCGGGAGTGGCCCGAGCGCTCGCGCCGTTGCCACGTCGAACGACTGCCTGGCCGGTCCTTGCCCGTAGTCTTCGAGGCGAGCGTGGACGACCGTGACGTTGGCGAGGCCCAGTGCGGTGGCGGTGGCGGCGACCCAGTCCAGCCGACGCCGCTGCGCGTCGATCATGGTGAACGACGTCGCCTGGTAGGCGACGGCCAGGGGGAGTCCAGGTAGGCCGGCGCCCGATCCGAGGTCGGCCCACCGCTCCTGCGGCCTCGGTTGCCGGATCAGGGCCAGGCCCAGGGCGTCGTCCAGATGGCGTCCCCAGAGCCGGTCTTGCTCCCTCGGGCCCAGGAACCCGAGACGGATCGCCTCGGTGTACGCCTGTTCCAGGAGTTCGGCGTCCTTCTCGGCCAGCGACGGACGCCCGTGGGGAGCGTCTCCATGCGCCCAATGTTTCACGTGAAACGTTATGTGGGCCGGATGACCACGCGCCGGTTAGGCTCCTCACCGAGGCTCTCGGTGTGCACTCCGTCGATCGTCGCCACGGCGTCATGCACGACCTTCCGTTCCGCTGGGGTCATCGGCTGAAACTCGTGTTCCTCGCGGGTCTTGAGGACCTGCTCCACGGTCGTCTTCACGACCGAGATCAGCTGCTCGCGGTGACGCGCCCGGAAGCCGTTGATGTCGAGAAGCAGCCGCACCCGCCGCTTCGACTGGCGAAGGACGGCCAGACGAGTCAGCTCCTGTAGGGCGTCGAGCGTCTCCCCGTTGGTTCCAACGAGCATGTTCAGGTCTGGTCCTTCGAGGTCGATGTGGCCGCCGACCTCGTCGATCCAGGTCGTGATGTCGCCGTCGACGTCCAGGGCGTCCAGCAGCCCCTCGAGGAAGTCGCCAGCCCGCTCGGTGTCCGCCTCGACCATCTCTGGCTCGATCGGTTCGTCGCGATAGGCACCGCGTGACGGCTTGGTCCCACTCGACAGTTCTGAGGGAGAAGGTGCCGGGTCCCTGTCCGTGCCGGCCGCGGTGGTGGCTGCTGGCTTGGGACCGCCCGGGACGACAAGCGGCTGGTCCGAGGCCTGCGGCCCGTCGGCCTGGCCGGAACCGGGAGCGGTCGACGTGGACGTGGCTTCCGAGTCGCCGGAAGCGTCGGGGATCCCCAAGGTGGACGGCGGCGCGCTCGTTGGCGGAACGGCGGCGGCCGGACCCGGGCCGGCGTCCTGCGCACGGGCATCGGGAGTTGCCACGGCAGCCACTGCGGCGTCAGTGGGCTGCGGGTCGTATGGACCATTCGTCAGGCTCGTGTCGCGAGCGGTCGTTCGGGGGGTGACGCGGACCCGTGCGGGGCTGCCGATGAAGCCGAAGGTCGACGGGACTGGGTCCTCAAGAACCTCGACGTCGACCTGGTCGGAACGGAGACCGAGCTGAGCGGCCGCGGCGGTGACCGCCGCGGCGACCGTCCTAGCGCTTGCCTCGGCGTGGGCCACTCGACTTGCCCTTTCCGGACGAGCGGCTGCCCGACCTCCGGTTGCCGCTGGAGCCCTGCCGGCCACCCTGCCCAGGTCTCGACTGGGCGCCCTTGGCCGCTGGTCCACCCTGCTTGGACGATGCCTTGCCGTCCCCCGCCTTGGCGTTGCGGTTGCCGTTCTTGGTGGTGGCCGGGGGGCGGTCCTCGGCCGCCCGCGACTGGGCGGCGCCACGGAACATGCTCAGGGGGCCGAGGCCCTTGCGCTCTTCGCCGTTGTCGACCACGGCCGCGGCCCCGGCCGGGGCCGCCTGCGCACCCCCGCCAGCGGGGACCGGGGCGCTCCTGAGCAGCATGTACTGCTGGCCGACGCTCCAGAAGTTGGTGGTGACCCAGTAGATGATGACCGCCAGCGGGACATTGACCGCGAACACGAAGAACATCAGCGGCATGATCCGCATGATCATCTGCTGCTGCGGGTTCACCTCGGCCGTCTGCTTGCTCATCAGCTGACGCTGGGAGATGTAGGTGGTCAGCGACATCGTCGTGGTCAGGGCCAGGATCGTGAGGCCGGCCGCCGAGAAGAGCTTGTCCCAGCCCGGCAGCTGCAGCCAGTGCTGCTGCAGGGGCACGCCGAAGAAGGTCTTGCCGATCAGGACGTTGGGACCGCCGGCGATCTGCTGGGCGTAGATGACCTGGTAGAGCGCGAAGAAGAACGGCATCTGGGCAAGGAGCGGCCAGCAGCCGGCCATGGGGTTGAACCCGCGCTCCTTGTAGAGCGCCATCATCTCTTCGTTCAGCTTCGTCTTGTCGTTCTTGTGCTTGGCCTGGAGCTTCTTGATCTCGGGAGCGAGCTCCTGCATGACCCGCGTCGACTTGACCTGCTTGACGGTGAGCGGGATGAGCAGGATGCGCACGGCGACCGTCAGCATGACGATCGAGAACCAGTAGCTCTGGCTCCCCATGAGGGGCTCGACCAGCTCCTGGAAGAACGTCAGGACGTGGTACAGCGCATCACGGAAGCTGTTGAACAGTTCGATCACGAGGAGCCTCTCTCGGGCGGGCCGGGCGGGCCGGCGCTCACCATCTCACCGTACCCCTTGCGGCCCGGCTTCACGCGGCGGGTCGCGGGCGGTACGTAATCGAAGCCCCCCGGATGGAACGGCTGGCACTTCACGAGACGCCGCAGCGCGAGCCAGGAGCCCCGCACGGCCCCGTGGGTCTCGATCGCCGTCTTGGCGTACGCCGAGCACGAAGGGTGGAACCGGCAGCGGTTCCCGAGGAAGGGACTGATCCAGCGCTGGTAGCCGCCGATGAGCAGCATGAGCAGGGCTGCCGACCTGCTCGGCGTCGGCGTCCCGGCCAGCCGATCGCTCAACCGCCGTCCCCTCCGCGCAGGCCAGCCGCGTTCAACACGTCCCGGATGTCACCGGCGATTTCCCGGTAGGAGGCGCCGGCGACGCTCGGCCGGGCCACCAGGACCAGGTCGAGACCCTCGGGCACCTCCCTGCCCTCCAGCCGCAGCGCCTCCCGGAGCAGACGCTTGGCACGGTTGCGGGCGACCGCGCCGCCGACCTTCCGGCTCACGACCAGGCCGGCCCGGGCCGGCCCGCTTCCGGTCGGCCGCTTGGCCACGTACAGCACGACCGCGCCCTGTGCATAGGAGCGCCCCGTCGAGAACACCGACCTGAAGGCCGACGGTGAGCTCAACCGGTTTACCGCCGCCATGGCGCCACCTCATCCGCCGGCGCGGCCACGCCAGGACCTCCTGCTCCCATCGCGGCGAGGCCAGTCATCGACGCTCCTCAGGCTCCGAGCCGGATGCGGCCCTTGGCCCGGCGGCGGGCGATGATCGAGCGGCCAGCGCGCGTGCGC from Actinomycetota bacterium carries:
- the rsmG gene encoding 16S rRNA (guanine(527)-N(7))-methyltransferase RsmG, whose translation is MKHWAHGDAPHGRPSLAEKDAELLEQAYTEAIRLGFLGPREQDRLWGRHLDDALGLALIRQPRPQERWADLGSGAGLPGLPLAVAYQATSFTMIDAQRRRLDWVAATATALGLANVTVVHARLEDYGQGPARQSFDVATARALGPLPVVAELGLPLLRTGGQLLVPRGRPQADELEQATV
- the jag gene encoding RNA-binding cell elongation regulator Jag/EloR yields the protein MAHAEASARTVAAAVTAAAAQLGLRSDQVDVEVLEDPVPSTFGFIGSPARVRVTPRTTARDTSLTNGPYDPQPTDAAVAAVATPDARAQDAGPGPAAAVPPTSAPPSTLGIPDASGDSEATSTSTAPGSGQADGPQASDQPLVVPGGPKPAATTAAGTDRDPAPSPSELSSGTKPSRGAYRDEPIEPEMVEADTERAGDFLEGLLDALDVDGDITTWIDEVGGHIDLEGPDLNMLVGTNGETLDALQELTRLAVLRQSKRRVRLLLDINGFRARHREQLISVVKTTVEQVLKTREEHEFQPMTPAERKVVHDAVATIDGVHTESLGEEPNRRVVIRPT
- a CDS encoding YidC/Oxa1 family membrane protein insertase — protein: MIELFNSFRDALYHVLTFFQELVEPLMGSQSYWFSIVMLTVAVRILLIPLTVKQVKSTRVMQELAPEIKKLQAKHKNDKTKLNEEMMALYKERGFNPMAGCWPLLAQMPFFFALYQVIYAQQIAGGPNVLIGKTFFGVPLQQHWLQLPGWDKLFSAAGLTILALTTTMSLTTYISQRQLMSKQTAEVNPQQQMIMRIMPLMFFVFAVNVPLAVIIYWVTTNFWSVGQQYMLLRSAPVPAGGGAQAAPAGAAAVVDNGEERKGLGPLSMFRGAAQSRAAEDRPPATTKNGNRNAKAGDGKASSKQGGPAAKGAQSRPGQGGRQGSSGNRRSGSRSSGKGKSSGPRRGKR
- the yidD gene encoding membrane protein insertion efficiency factor YidD, whose product is MLLIGGYQRWISPFLGNRCRFHPSCSAYAKTAIETHGAVRGSWLALRRLVKCQPFHPGGFDYVPPATRRVKPGRKGYGEMVSAGPPGPPERGSS
- the rnpA gene encoding ribonuclease P protein component codes for the protein MAAVNRLSSPSAFRSVFSTGRSYAQGAVVLYVAKRPTGSGPARAGLVVSRKVGGAVARNRAKRLLREALRLEGREVPEGLDLVLVARPSVAGASYREIAGDIRDVLNAAGLRGGDGG
- the rpmH gene encoding 50S ribosomal protein L34, giving the protein MKRTFQPNNRKRAKTHGFRIRMRTRAGRSIIARRRAKGRIRLGA